The Rana temporaria chromosome 13, aRanTem1.1, whole genome shotgun sequence genome has a window encoding:
- the LOC120920209 gene encoding uncharacterized protein DDB_G0271670-like, with protein sequence SSSSSSSSSSSSSSSSSSSSSSSSSSSSSSSSSSSSSSSSSSSSSSSSSSSSSSSSSSSSSSSSSSSSSSSSSSSSSSSSSSSSSSSSSSSSSSSSSSSSSSSSSSSSSSSSSSSSSSSSSSSSSSSSSSSSSSSSSSSSSSSSSSSSSSSSSSSSSSSSSSSSSSSSSSSSSSSSSSSSSSSSSSSSSSSSSSSSSSSSSSSSSSSSSSSSSSSSSSSSSSSSSSSSSSSSSSSSSSSSSSSSSSSSSSSSSSSSSSSSSSSSSSSSSSSSSSSSSSSSSSSSSSSSSSSSSSSSSSSSSSSSSSSSSSSSSSSSSSSSSSSSSSSSSSSSSSSSSSSSSSSSSSSSSSSSSSSSSSSSSSSSSSSS encoded by the coding sequence tcttcttcttcttcttcttcttcttcttcttcttcttcttcttcttcttcttcttcttcttcttcttcttcttcttcttcttcttcttcttcttcttcttcttcttcttcttcttcttcttcttcttcttcttcttcttcttcttcttcttcttcttcttcttcttcttcttcttcttcttcttcttcttcttcttcttcttcttcttcttcttcttcttcttcttcttcttcttcttcttcttcttcttcttcttcttcttcttcttcttcttcttcttcttcttcttcttcttcttcttcttcttcttcttcttcttcttcttcttcttcttcttcttcttcttcttcttcttcttcttcttcttcttcttcttcttcttcttcttcttcttcttcttcttcttcttcttcttcttcttcttcttcttcttcttcttcttcttcttcttcttcttcttcttcttcttcttcttcttcttcttcttcttcttcttcttcttcttcttcttcttcttcttcttcttcttcttcttcttcttcttcttcttcttcttcttcttcttcttcttcttcttcttcttcttcttcttcttcttcttcttcttcttcttcttcttcttcttcttcttcttcttcttcttcttcttcttcttcttcttcttcttcttcttcttcttcttcttcttcttcttcttcttcttcttcttcttcttcttcttcttcttcttcttcttcttcttcttcttcttcttcttcttcttcttcttcttcttcttcttcttcttcttcttcttcttcttcttcttcttcttcttcttcttcttcttcttcttcttcttcttcttcttcttcttcttcttcttcttcttcttcttcttcttcttcttcttcttcttcttcttcttcttcttcttcttcttcttcttcttcttcttcttcttcttcttcttcttcttcttcttcttcttcttcttcttcttcttcttcttcttcttcttcttcttcttcttcttcttcttcttcttcttcttcttcttcttcttcttcttcttcttcttcttcttcttcttcttcttcttcttcttcttcttcttcttcttct